A stretch of DNA from Solenopsis invicta isolate M01_SB chromosome 5, UNIL_Sinv_3.0, whole genome shotgun sequence:
CCGTAATTTGGGACGATAGCCGTCTCACTCTGTCTCTCTCGATTTCTGTTTTGTAGGTAACTAccagaaatatttttctgataGCAAGCgtgtttttgtttctttatttttaacagtCACCGGTGCGACCGACTGCGGCCTCTTGGAAGGGGTCTTGCGCGGACAGGGTACCGGGCTGTTTCCTGCGCATTGCGTTCAAGAAGTTCGATTGCGCCACACAAATATACCTCTGGGCCCGCAACCCGCTAGGGATGGACGAAATCGAGTATTGGGCCGCAGAGAGTCGCAGCACAAGTACTTTGCTACCGCACCCAGATTGAAAAAACCGTGAGTTTCgctctcgatttttttttttttttttttttaattattttctatatttaacgAAAGATACAATAATGATTTTGAACTTTTAGTGTCACGTCGGAGCCACGCACTGTTGTTCTTCATCGTTCGAGGAAAGGCTTTGGCTTCGTATTGCGCGGCGCCAAGGCCACTTCACCACTAATGGAACTCACTCCTTCAGCCAAATACCCGGCGTTACAATATTTGGACGATGTCGATCAAGGAGGCGTGGCAGATTTAGCGGGTCTCCGTAAAGGAGATTTTCTCATTCAAGTAAGTTTactagtaaatattaatttactgttGTATATgacgttttatttttcaaaattatcagtagaattttttattttatattatttgaattaaattgcaTTGTTCTCTTGCAAATACTTTAGATCAATGGCGAGGATGTAACGACAGCCTCCCATGAACACGTGGTCGATCTGATAAGGAAATCGGGAGAGTTGGTGCGAATGACCGTAGTCTCGCCGGTGATCAGTCTTCCGAATTCCCAGTCGGCGGCCGCATTGCCAACTAGTCAACCGATTCAGAGACAATATGCAACCTTGCCGCGCAAGGGTAACAACAATGTAGTGATTGGCGGTACGCTCGGCAGGTCTCCAGCTCCTGTACCGCCGCGAAGAGATCCGAAAACCACTCTAAGCGTGGGGCGAGCGAGAGCGCGATCGATGGTCGCGGGATTAGGTAACGGATCAAACATTGGTTTCTTGGAACAATGTATACTCTGTGATACATCCGTGATATGTATTTCGTACAATGTCTCTCGCAGAAGCAGGCGGCGAAAGGGATGATCGCGACGAGATCGCGTCGACCGGTGCGAAGTCGAGCAGCGCGGAGTCGATTCACATGCCGCAGCAGCCATCGACCGGATCGAACACTGGTCAGAACACCCCAGTGCAACCGAGAACAGCCAGTATTCGATCGCGTCCAACCTCCAGCAGAATCACCGCTGCGGAACTTGAAGTAACTATCTCTCATCCGCTTGCGGCACGCGCGTCGAACAtgctccctctctctttctttcgctcGATCACAGAGTCTGTCCGTGCGCTCGTTGTCCTCGAATTGAATGGCATTGTATGCACGAAACGAGATCGAGGCTTCAGCTTCGTCCTTTAATTTCTCTTCCAGGAACTATTTCAGCGGCAGCAGGGTAGCGCCGGCGGTCAATACAGCTCGTCCATGATGAGCTCCTCTCACTTTCAGACTACTGGTCAGTCTACCAAGTCGCATCCATCGTCGCCTGCTAAGACCGGCAGGGTGTACGCGAGCGTAGCAGAGATGAAGCGCAAGGGCAAAGTAAGGATGACCTGCCACTCACAGTTACGAGCTCGCGCTCGCCCTCTCGTTCGCGTgtctctttttaatatttacccTATAATTCACAATAAGCCCGTCGATGAAAGCTGCCCTAAATAATGTCCTTTAATTTGTTTGTTCGTTTATCTCATCCATCAGTAGTTTGATCGAACTTTCTGGCACCCCTTTAAACAACTTTTAATCATTCCTTAATCTCTAATAGATACATCTTTTCTCTACTTATATTCCTCATATCATTACCCATCAATAGTAAGTCGTTGATACTCGACGGTTAAGGATGTCCCGTAAGAAAAGTCTACCAGCGTCAAAAACGTCGTCCGGCGTTCGGTGAACGCTCCTCTCTCTGGGCAATGGTAATGGTGGTTGTTTTCTTTTGCATGTGTGTTATAGTTTGCGCGTAAACCAGTGCGAGCGCACAGCAAAGGGCGATCCTGGTGCGGACGAGACGACGAGGACTACTACTTATATTACTGATCGAAAATACTTTGTTTCTAGCTCGTCCGTGGCTTGCATGATTTCAGGTGACTAAGCCATTtgctaaatgaaaaaaaaaaatctgacgtCCGCGAGGGCGTTAGATGCCACCTACAGCTTCGTGTACACGCCTCAAGTATGATTAACCAATTGCTACATTTGCATTTAACCAAATTCAGTGATTTTCCTCAGTTCCTTAAGTCACTCTTCAAGATTGTATAAGCTTATTCTATAAGCATGGAAGGCTAACGATACGTAACTTTCTTCGCAGTATTTGACAATAATAATACTCAAATGACATTTTGCTGAGACAGTAATGTAGTTGATCATGGTAGCTTGGACTTCACGCTTAACAGGAATACGCTTTATCCTCGTATCACATTTTCCCAATGTCCTTTTGCCGTTTGTTTCACTTTATGCCCTTTCACGAAATTTTAAATCACAGTTCTGTAAATTCTTCACGCtccaaaattttcaaaattagcaAGACGACGCTGGCGTTCGCGAATCGCAGTTTGTATGAACCTTTCGTTCTTACATTTGCAGTCGCAATCGAGAGTACGCTTCTTCGGTGGCTTGGGCGGCGGTTCCGATCTTCACAGGGACTTCCATAGCACACCGGATCTCAACGTGCAAGCGCAGTCATCCCTTTTGGCAACCAAGTGTCACAGAAGCCAAGAAGATGTAAATGCCATAAACGGAAGAAATGGGCTTCCACCACCGAATCATCCACCACCACCTCCGCCGGTCGGACAGGTCGTCAAAGTGAATGTCGGCGCCAACGTGCCGGACGTCGTTACGCCAGCTTCGGTCTACGATAACATGGCACACATCCAGCAGGTCAAAggtaagaattattaaaaattttttttttcatgacgCCCCTTCGTCATATAAATATGTAGAATTATTACAATATCGTAGGAGCACATCTTTaacatacttttattttttttatgttttgttgcgccatgaaaagtattattatatttatcatacgCAGAACTCGCGGCAGCCGCAGTTGACAGCTACGGAGTGATGTCAAGCTTCCGGCCGTCGAATAGTGCGAAACTGTATGCCTCTCCGGAAGACATGAAAACCGTTGGATATCGCTCGCGTAGTTTACCAGCTAATCGTCCGCATCTAAGGAAGTCTCAAAGTCTTCGTAGCACGCCCAGCAGTACGACTTTCAAGTCCAGCGGCAGCCAGCAGGCGCTAAATACCAACATTAACATGAACAGTAACGGAACCGGTAACAATTCGGTCAACAACCAATACGCGCAACCGTTAAAGACGACCAGGAGCCACAGCATAGCCGGTATTCGCGAACGAAAAAAGAAGACTGTTGTGAGCAGCAGCTCATCTATCACAAACCTCTCATCGATTGCATCCGGCGCGAATGGACCTGTGCAACCTACTTCGGCACCGCCGATTCCCGAGCCGGATTACAGTCTGTCGGAGTCGGAGAACGACGAGGGTGAGGACGAGACGGACGAAGATGGCGAATCGGAGATTGCGAAGGAACTGGAGAAAGCGGCGGCGCGAGAGAAGTTGGAGGCAACGCGAGAAACGTCCGGCAACTCCAACACATCCGGCTCGAGTTCGTCGGGCAGTGGTTCACTACCGCATTCGTTTAGCGTCGAGGAAATTCAAAAAGTGCGCACGCAATTAAAGTCGTCCAAGAGTCATCCGAACGACTTTCTTTTGCAACAAAAGCAAGAATCGCTCGTCGAGGATGGCGACAACAGTTCGAGCGGCGTTAGCTCGGACCAAGATGTGCCGGTGGGCCCGCCGATGGGCTTCGACGATACCGCCGTGCGGAATATGGCCAATCAGGAGAGTAACCAGCACACGACTCCGGGAGGCGCGGCTCTACAGACCGGAGCCGGTCCAATTGAAAAGGAAAGCAATCAGACCAAACGACCAGGCTACGGTGGCAGCGGATTGCTGACCAGGCACGCAGTTAGCTTGGCGCAGCTGCCGCCACCGATCGAAGCCGATGCTGAGGAACAGAACAACGATCTGTTCGTACCACCGCCGCCGGAATTCAACGCCGGTCCGTCTGCTGGTGGCCATGACCAAGAAGTAGTAGTGTTCGCGCCGCCGCCGCAGTTCTGTGACAACAAGCAACAAacgcaacagcagcagcagcagatcACCTCGCAGAATCGCGTCAAGATAATTGGCGCGATTCCTAAGATCGCTGGGAACCAAGTGAAGGCGTCGGGCGGTCGATTACCGTAGAAAGGAAACCACGCAGAGCACGGATGACTTATTCCGTGTGTTACTTCCcgacgagaaaaaaatttttaacacataCATCGCGATTTCGAAGTCAATATATTTAGAGGCTTTCCGCCTTTTCGGTAGTGATTACCGCGCGACGAGCGCACTAAATTTAGACTACATCGATTCTTCGTAAGAAAGAGGATCACTACGATCCGCGCAAGCGTATATAAAGCGCGGTCGCTTGGACAACTTTTTTCCAAGAGTAAATCGTATTCTAATCGAGCGTCTAGGAGTCGTAGGAAGTATACCGAGGAGATAATCGAGCGCGTTTTTACCAAGTAAGTTTACGAGTGTGAGCGTACGTCCGATTGCACCACAATAGAGGATTGGTTTGTCGCACACGAGCGCACGGTCGATCATAGGTTTATCCAGCGCCACCCTGTCCGTGAGTGAGCCGACAGATCCGCAAATCGATTCGCTGCGTCATAGAGAGAACGTGAGCGGCCTAAGGGCACGAAGGAGCGAATATACACACATTCCGATGGGAGAAGACGAACCGCGCCGAGAGAGATAGAAAAGCAGGAAATACATTTGATGCGTGTACGCGTGCATGAGTTGTGACGCGTGAATGTGCGATGCATATCGGtttgtttttcatatttctatCAAACTGCGAGGTGTGTTTTAAGTAAACTTTTTACACGACACGACCACGACACTCTTCGCTCCGAGAAAACACGGAACTGTCGAGACAAGTTTTTGCAAGTCGCTTCTAAACCAATTTTATGCAAAAGCGTTACAGCAGTCTCGCTCACTCTCGATCCCTCTTTGCCGACAAAGCGTCGACGGCGATGATTTCAGTAACGATGACGCGAAAAATCACGTAACTGATTAGTTATTAATATCGAACAagcgcgattttttttttagtttctctCGTGTCTAGACACTGCTCAAATGCCTAATCACAAAGCTCTACTCGCGAAGTCATTAGAGATTCTTCCTAGTTtgtaattgcaaatattattaatattagtgtattatgattttattattatattattattaattattgttagagcattgttattataattatacggcGACTATTAACGCTCCACTGACGAAACTTTCGAGGAAGCGTAGTCGCGTCACAAAAGAATGTGCAACACTATACTTCGTTATAATGCACCGTCATTACTTCTTAGCTTTTGTAAAGTAAATCGTACTCCTTCCATCCGCGTGAAAAGCGTCCTTGAGCCAGAAAACTTTGTGTTCATACATCACTATTGAACAAGTATGAAAATCAAAGTCGTGCATTCGAGAAATCTTTCGCAAGCACGAAACTGATGATTGAATTGGATTCTCGAGCTCTTTGCACAAGCGCGGCCCAAAATCTTCTTGCAAATTAATTGCgagtatgtaaatatatatacacacacatacaccgAACCTTCCCGATTATCGTTTTTACGCCTTCGCGAACgctaaacaaaaatgaattgtaGCATAAGTACAAGTACGCGTGAGTCGCCGTGTGATTTTTGAGATTTACGAAAAAATCAATcctatgttttttttaatgttccttCGATATATTTCATCATTTGTTTGATATAAGCACCGAGATCCGACACAGTGTTTTCTTGAACATTCTTTTATGTGTATGAATACACAAGTAGTTCGAGAGATATTCAGATTTTGTCTGGATATTTTTAtccaaaaaattgtattttttacatgaaaattattaaaataataatttataaaaatttcaaaactataaaattataacacgTAAAACTTTAAAACTATAATGCATTCAATGCAATTTATCCATTATATCttatacatttatctttttgtaattttcgaTTTTGAAACAGCGACAAACTTTTTctagattttatatatacaatttattaaaattatacttagtACTCACAAATCAGAATATCATaagaaatttcaataaatacgcGAAATACATCCGATGATGTTCACCAGATGTACACGCTGTGTGGGATCGCGTATCATTCGCGGAATTATTTTGGAAACTCTCGTGGATCAGCGAAAAGCAATATAACACGACACGCGTGCATCACGACGGCTCGTACAATGCAGCAAACGGAGAGATCGGCTGAGAGACGAGGCTTTGTTTTTCTTTGCCGTGCACGTGGCGCGCGCGGCCACGTGGCGTTCCGTGCGAAGCGCGTGCACGACATCAGCTGCGTGGACCAGCGGATGCGCTAGGCGCATGGTCGCGGCcgagattatatatatatatataaatataaatatatataattacgacATTCCTGCCAAAAGTAATATAGTAGtcttatatatcaaaatttacgCAAAAGAGAGACAGTTAACATTGCGTAACACGACGGCGCGTAAGAGGATACACTTTGTAATCTAGTTGTTCCCTCCACACATGCCTGTTCCCCTCGTTTCTCCTTCACGTCGCTATGCATGATTGAACGAGATCTTCGAACACACACAGCGAAGAATGTGTGCTATCCTGGACGAGAGAAGATCCGGGGATTGCCACTGTGCGCGCACGCGAATCTAACTTCCTTGTTAAAACCTACCagtaaagtatttatatatgtatagtatatgtatatatatatacacgacgCGCAACACAGGGCTGTTCCCTACACGTGACGAGGATTAATTGGCCGCGGAAAATTCGAGAGAAACGCGATGTCTCGCGGACATCGTGGAAATACCGTTAAAATCACCGCTTCGCGTGGTTGCCTTTCCCGCTCGCGAGGAGAACTAAAACACGCCGCAACGTGAAACATTGCGATTTTCAACGGTTTTGTCGGATTAGTTAATTCTTCCTGGAGTTAAAGCCCACTCTCGCATACCGGAATTTAACTCCCGTTACCGATTAATTCGCACCTCGTGTTCGGGGAACGCAGCGTGTGCGATACAGAgtgtatcgaaaaaaaaatttttattctccgCGAAAAATCTTAATATTCGACGTTAAAATCGCGACCGGGCGAAAGTACATGAATGGAAACGGTCGATATATCGATTTTTGTGCCATTCGTGCTCGATTCGCTCAACGGTACtccaaatatttgttatatcagCTATTTAATCTCCCCGATGAAGCCTTCGCTAAGGAAGGATCGGACGCGGATTTTACAGGGAAAACGGAGATATATTCGTAACGTGCATTTCTCGAGACACTCTGTACACGCTCCGAGATGTGAGAACGGCA
This window harbors:
- the LOC105195119 gene encoding protein shank isoform X8 yields the protein MEAGPKQQQPPLQQPQQQQQQQSPQQQQQQQDSPGSAQSQTSIGPQGCPTQGQGQQNAEDALAATENTPVSEGVLLARIHVPELYVSKCLQFPKDQLVWDVKQQCLASLPKEVATWYRELKESFNYGLFCPPVNGKAGKFLDEERRLGDYPFNGPVGYLELKYKRRVYKMLHLDEKQLKAMHTRTNLRRLLDYVQSSQVEKIAKMCSKGLDPNFHCQETGETPLTLATTLKKPSKVIIALVNGGALLDYRTKEGLTAMHRAVERNSLEAVKTLLELGASPNYKDTKGLTPLYYSVIYKTDPMLCETLLHDHATIGAQDLQGWHEVHQACRNNLVQHLDHLLFYGADMNARNASGNTPLHVCAVNNTDASCIRQLLFRGAQKDALNYANQTPYQVAVIAGNMELAEVIKNYQSEEVDKSLGDTASDVISDSSGVGTSQSDTTNSLSIPGTTVVCVENYSSGITGHLTINQGDILEGTPSGKPSAKRNYQKYFSDSKRVFVSLFLTVTGATDCGLLEGVLRGQGTGLFPAHCVQEVRLRHTNIPLGPQPARDGRNRVLGRRESQHKYFATAPRLKKPVTSEPRTVVLHRSRKGFGFVLRGAKATSPLMELTPSAKYPALQYLDDVDQGGVADLAGLRKGDFLIQINGEDVTTASHEHVVDLIRKSGELVRMTVVSPVISLPNSQSAAALPTSQPIQRQYATLPRKGNNNVVIGGTLGRSPAPVPPRRDPKTTLSVGRARARSMVAGLEAGGERDDRDEIASTGAKSSSAESIHMPQQPSTGSNTGQNTPVQPRTASIRSRPTSSRITAAELEELFQRQQGSAGGQYSSSMMSSSHFQTTGQSTKSHPSSPAKTGRVYASVAEMKRKGKSQSRVRFFGGLGGGSDLHRDFHSTPDLNVQAQSSLLATKCHRSQEDVNAINGRNGLPPPNHPPPPPPVGQVVKVNVGANVPDVVTPASVYDNMAHIQQVKELAAAAVDSYGVMSSFRPSNSAKLYASPEDMKTVGYRSRSLPANRPHLRKSQSLRSTPSSTTFKSSGSQQALNTNINMNSNGTGNNSVNNQYAQPLKTTRSHSIAGIRERKKKTVVSSSSSITNLSSIASGANGPVQPTSAPPIPEPDYSLSESENDEGEDETDEDGESEIAKELEKAAAREKLEATRETSGNSNTSGSSSSGSGSLPHSFSVEEIQKVRTQLKSSKSHPNDFLLQQKQESLVEDGDNSSSGVSSDQDVPVGPPMGFDDTAVRNMANQESNQHTTPGGAALQTGAGPIEKESNQTKRPGYGGSGLLTRHAVSLAQLPPPIEADAEEQNNDLFVPPPPEFNAGPSAGGHDQEVVVFAPPPQFCDNKQQTQQQQQQITSQNRVKIIGAIPKIAGNQVKASGGRLP
- the LOC105195119 gene encoding SH3 and multiple ankyrin repeat domains protein 1 isoform X1 encodes the protein MEAGPKQQQPPLQQPQQQQQQQSPQQQQQQQDSPGSAQSQTSIGPQGCPTQGQGQQNAEDALAATENTPVSEGVLLARIHVPELYVSKCLQFPKDQLVWDVKQQCLASLPKEVATWYRELKESFNYGLFCPPVNGKAGKFLDEERRLGDYPFNGPVGYLELKYKRRVYKMLHLDEKQLKAMHTRTNLRRLLDYVQSSQVEKIAKMCSKGLDPNFHCQETGETPLTLATTLKKPSKVIIALVNGGALLDYRTKEGLTAMHRAVERNSLEAVKTLLELGASPNYKDTKGLTPLYYSVIYKTDPMLCETLLHDHATIGAQDLQGWHEVHQACRNNLVQHLDHLLFYGADMNARNASGNTPLHVCAVNNTDASCIRQLLFRGAQKDALNYANQTPYQVAVIAGNMELAEVIKNYQSEEVVPFKGPPRYNPKRRSVAFSGTSSMMTTSCSASNLGTLTRIPSSEQHAMSPSAGGTAGTLTRTISVEQYASITRVPSAEQYATTAAAAVSLNRVPSTEQPYPPPPSSGVLVRVASEEKYASPSAVLSRASSGERYDATLIRVPSSEQYPTTNTLIRVPSTEQYPTAAVGLTRVPSTEQYPSTGGGITIVGQTTESSHHGSLGRVPSVESSRNDLPRIPSEQNGHRLTSEYQSPNSLRDSNVRLPSAAENYSNLRMEGLTRLQEHRLELQHRLDMHRTQMEMPPSPSPSSRSLAPFSSASSSLSEGSNQPSGEDSASIVTDKSLGDTASDVISDSSGVGTSQSDTTNSLSIPGTTVVCVENYSSGITGHLTINQGDILEGTPSGKPSAKRNYQKYFSDSKRVFVSLFLTVTGATDCGLLEGVLRGQGTGLFPAHCVQEVRLRHTNIPLGPQPARDGRNRVLGRRESQHKYFATAPRLKKPVTSEPRTVVLHRSRKGFGFVLRGAKATSPLMELTPSAKYPALQYLDDVDQGGVADLAGLRKGDFLIQINGEDVTTASHEHVVDLIRKSGELVRMTVVSPVISLPNSQSAAALPTSQPIQRQYATLPRKGNNNVVIGGTLGRSPAPVPPRRDPKTTLSVGRARARSMVAGLEAGGERDDRDEIASTGAKSSSAESIHMPQQPSTGSNTGQNTPVQPRTASIRSRPTSSRITAAELEELFQRQQGSAGGQYSSSMMSSSHFQTTGQSTKSHPSSPAKTGRVYASVAEMKRKGKSQSRVRFFGGLGGGSDLHRDFHSTPDLNVQAQSSLLATKCHRSQEDVNAINGRNGLPPPNHPPPPPPVGQVVKVNVGANVPDVVTPASVYDNMAHIQQVKELAAAAVDSYGVMSSFRPSNSAKLYASPEDMKTVGYRSRSLPANRPHLRKSQSLRSTPSSTTFKSSGSQQALNTNINMNSNGTGNNSVNNQYAQPLKTTRSHSIAGIRERKKKTVVSSSSSITNLSSIASGANGPVQPTSAPPIPEPDYSLSESENDEGEDETDEDGESEIAKELEKAAAREKLEATRETSGNSNTSGSSSSGSGSLPHSFSVEEIQKVRTQLKSSKSHPNDFLLQQKQESLVEDGDNSSSGVSSDQDVPVGPPMGFDDTAVRNMANQESNQHTTPGGAALQTGAGPIEKESNQTKRPGYGGSGLLTRHAVSLAQLPPPIEADAEEQNNDLFVPPPPEFNAGPSAGGHDQEVVVFAPPPQFCDNKQQTQQQQQQITSQNRVKIIGAIPKIAGNQVKASGGRLP
- the LOC105195119 gene encoding SH3 and multiple ankyrin repeat domains protein 1 isoform X3, whose amino-acid sequence is MEAGPKQQQPPLQQPQQQQQQQSPQQQQQQQDSPGSAQSQTSIGPQGCPTQGQGQQNAEDALAATENTPVSEGVLLARIHVPELYVSKCLQFPKDQLVWDVKQQCLASLPKELKESFNYGLFCPPVNGKAGKFLDEERRLGDYPFNGPVGYLELKYKRRVYKMLHLDEKQLKAMHTRTNLRRLLDYVQSSQVEKIAKMCSKGLDPNFHCQETGETPLTLATTLKKPSKVIIALVNGGALLDYRTKEGLTAMHRAVERNSLEAVKTLLELGASPNYKDTKGLTPLYYSVIYKTDPMLCETLLHDHATIGAQDLQGWHEVHQACRNNLVQHLDHLLFYGADMNARNASGNTPLHVCAVNNTDASCIRQLLFRGAQKDALNYANQTPYQVAVIAGNMELAEVIKNYQSEEVVPFKGPPRYNPKRRSVAFSGTSSMMTTSCSASNLGTLTRIPSSEQHAMSPSAGGTAGTLTRTISVEQYASITRVPSAEQYATTAAAAVSLNRVPSTEQPYPPPPSSGVLVRVASEEKYASPSAVLSRASSGERYDATLIRVPSSEQYPTTNTLIRVPSTEQYPTAAVGLTRVPSTEQYPSTGGGITIVGQTTESSHHGSLGRVPSVESSRNDLPRIPSEQNGHRLTSEYQSPNSLRDSNVRLPSAAENYSNLRMEGLTRLQEHRLELQHRLDMHRTQMEMPPSPSPSSRSLAPFSSASSSLSEGSNQPSGEDSASIVTDKSLGDTASDVISDSSGVGTSQSDTTNSLSIPGTTVVCVENYSSGITGHLTINQGDILEGTPSGKPSAKRNYQKYFSDSKRVFVSLFLTVTGATDCGLLEGVLRGQGTGLFPAHCVQEVRLRHTNIPLGPQPARDGRNRVLGRRESQHKYFATAPRLKKPVTSEPRTVVLHRSRKGFGFVLRGAKATSPLMELTPSAKYPALQYLDDVDQGGVADLAGLRKGDFLIQINGEDVTTASHEHVVDLIRKSGELVRMTVVSPVISLPNSQSAAALPTSQPIQRQYATLPRKGNNNVVIGGTLGRSPAPVPPRRDPKTTLSVGRARARSMVAGLEAGGERDDRDEIASTGAKSSSAESIHMPQQPSTGSNTGQNTPVQPRTASIRSRPTSSRITAAELEELFQRQQGSAGGQYSSSMMSSSHFQTTGQSTKSHPSSPAKTGRVYASVAEMKRKGKSQSRVRFFGGLGGGSDLHRDFHSTPDLNVQAQSSLLATKCHRSQEDVNAINGRNGLPPPNHPPPPPPVGQVVKVNVGANVPDVVTPASVYDNMAHIQQVKELAAAAVDSYGVMSSFRPSNSAKLYASPEDMKTVGYRSRSLPANRPHLRKSQSLRSTPSSTTFKSSGSQQALNTNINMNSNGTGNNSVNNQYAQPLKTTRSHSIAGIRERKKKTVVSSSSSITNLSSIASGANGPVQPTSAPPIPEPDYSLSESENDEGEDETDEDGESEIAKELEKAAAREKLEATRETSGNSNTSGSSSSGSGSLPHSFSVEEIQKVRTQLKSSKSHPNDFLLQQKQESLVEDGDNSSSGVSSDQDVPVGPPMGFDDTAVRNMANQESNQHTTPGGAALQTGAGPIEKESNQTKRPGYGGSGLLTRHAVSLAQLPPPIEADAEEQNNDLFVPPPPEFNAGPSAGGHDQEVVVFAPPPQFCDNKQQTQQQQQQITSQNRVKIIGAIPKIAGNQVKASGGRLP
- the LOC105195119 gene encoding SH3 and multiple ankyrin repeat domains protein 1 isoform X4 — protein: MEAGPKQQQPPLQQPQQQQQQQSPQQQQQQQDSPGSAQSQTSIGPQGCPTQGQGQQNAEDALAATENTPVSEGVLLARIHVPELYVSKCLQFPKDQLVWDVKQQCLASLPKEVATWYRELKESFNYGLFCPPVNGKAGKFLDEERRLGDYPFNGPVGYLELKYKRRVYKMLHLDEKQLKAMHTRTNLRRLLDYVQSSQVEKIAKMCSKGLDPNFHCQETGETPLTLATTLKKPSKVIIALVNGGALLDYRTKEGLTAMHRAVERNSLEAVKTLLELGASPNYKDTKGLTPLYYSVIYKTDPMLCETLLHDHATIGAQDLQGWHEVHQACRNNLVQHLDHLLFYGADMNARNASGNTPLHVCAVNNTDASCIRQLLFRGAQKDALNYANQTPYQVAVIAGNMELAEVIKNYQSEEVVPFKGPPRYNPKRRSVAFSGTSSMMTTSCSASNLGTLTRIPSSEQHAMSPSAGGTAGTLTRTISVEQYASITRVPSAEQYATTAAAAVSLNRVPSTEQPYPPPPSSGVLVRVASEEKYASPSAVLSRASSGERYDATLIRVPSSEQYPTTNTLIRVPSTEQYPTAAVGLTRVPSTEQYPSTGGGITIVGQTTESSHHGSLGRVPSVESSRNDLPRIPSEQNGHRLTSEYQSPNSLRDSNVRLPSAAENYSNLRMEGLTRLQEHRLELQHRLDMHRTQMEMPPSPSPSSRSLAPFSSASSSLSEGSNQPSGEDSASIVTDKSLGDTASDVISDSSGVGTSQSDTTNSLSIPGTTVVCVENYSSGITGHLTINQGDILEGNYQKYFSDSKRVFVSLFLTVTGATDCGLLEGVLRGQGTGLFPAHCVQEVRLRHTNIPLGPQPARDGRNRVLGRRESQHKYFATAPRLKKPVTSEPRTVVLHRSRKGFGFVLRGAKATSPLMELTPSAKYPALQYLDDVDQGGVADLAGLRKGDFLIQINGEDVTTASHEHVVDLIRKSGELVRMTVVSPVISLPNSQSAAALPTSQPIQRQYATLPRKGNNNVVIGGTLGRSPAPVPPRRDPKTTLSVGRARARSMVAGLEAGGERDDRDEIASTGAKSSSAESIHMPQQPSTGSNTGQNTPVQPRTASIRSRPTSSRITAAELEELFQRQQGSAGGQYSSSMMSSSHFQTTGQSTKSHPSSPAKTGRVYASVAEMKRKGKSQSRVRFFGGLGGGSDLHRDFHSTPDLNVQAQSSLLATKCHRSQEDVNAINGRNGLPPPNHPPPPPPVGQVVKVNVGANVPDVVTPASVYDNMAHIQQVKELAAAAVDSYGVMSSFRPSNSAKLYASPEDMKTVGYRSRSLPANRPHLRKSQSLRSTPSSTTFKSSGSQQALNTNINMNSNGTGNNSVNNQYAQPLKTTRSHSIAGIRERKKKTVVSSSSSITNLSSIASGANGPVQPTSAPPIPEPDYSLSESENDEGEDETDEDGESEIAKELEKAAAREKLEATRETSGNSNTSGSSSSGSGSLPHSFSVEEIQKVRTQLKSSKSHPNDFLLQQKQESLVEDGDNSSSGVSSDQDVPVGPPMGFDDTAVRNMANQESNQHTTPGGAALQTGAGPIEKESNQTKRPGYGGSGLLTRHAVSLAQLPPPIEADAEEQNNDLFVPPPPEFNAGPSAGGHDQEVVVFAPPPQFCDNKQQTQQQQQQITSQNRVKIIGAIPKIAGNQVKASGGRLP